The following proteins come from a genomic window of Dreissena polymorpha isolate Duluth1 chromosome 1, UMN_Dpol_1.0, whole genome shotgun sequence:
- the LOC127844793 gene encoding uncharacterized protein LOC127844793 yields the protein MTGRKRRDYKKVLQKVNTLLSEPKVTTFVVDFEVGLWQALRQVYTAPDIKGCAFHFGQAMWRKCQEIGLGTAYVSMRVYKLIRKCFELPLLQPADIRPAFGKIKEKGQSEQLAPFFAYVENTWLTNNVWAVENWSVYGRSVRTNNDVEGWHNRLNRRAKKGNLLFYLLITLLFDEAKEVPMQFKLIKEKKLHRHQSRQTRATQGRLCATWDRYGKKRD from the exons ATGACTGGGAGAAAACGAAGGGATTATAAAAAG GTGTTGCAGAAAGTGAACACTCTTCTCAGTGAACCGAAAGTAACAACGTTCGTTGTTGACTTTGAGGTCGGTCTATGGCAGGCTTTGCGCCAAGTCTACACGGCTCCCGATATCAAGGGCTGCGCCTTCCACTTCGGCCAGGCAATGTGGCGAAAGTGCCAGGAGATTGGACTCGGTACAGCGTATGTGAGTATGAGAGTATATAAGTTGATACGGAAGTGCTTCGAGCTCCCTCTTCTGCAACCAGCCGACATCCGTCCCGCGTTCGGTAAAATCAAGGAGAAAGGCCAAAGCGAACAACTAGCCCCCTTCTTCGCCTATGTTGAAAACACGTGGCTGACGAACAACGTATGGGCGGTTGAAAACTGGTCGGTGTACGGAAGATCAGTGAGGACCAACAACGACGTAGAAGGCTGGCACAACCGCCTTAACCGGCGGGCGAAGAAGGGAAATCTCTTATTCTACCTGCTAATCACCCTGCTGTTTGACGAAGCTAAAGAGGTGCCTATGCAGTTCAAGCTCATCAAGGAAAAGAAATTACATCGTCATCAGAGTAGGCAGACCCGTGCAACCCAAGGGCGTTTGTGCGCGACTTGGGACCGCTACGGGAAAAAAAGAGATTAG